GGAAAGCTGTTTATGTGCCGGATTAAAGCCAGCACCAAGAAAACGATCATTAAACAAAACCCCATTGCCTCTGATAGTATCGTTTTTTTTGATGCCATCGTTGTTCTGGGCACCACGGAAGTCAATCAAACACAAACCCCACTTCGTTTGGTGGGTTACGAGGTGGATCGCGTTAAATACTGGATCGCTACGAATCGTTTTGATTTAACTGCCGAGCAAATCGCCACTGCCTATAAGCTCCGATGGGATATCGAAAATTTTTTCGCTTGGTGGAAACGGCACCTTAAAGTGTATCATCTCATCGCCAGGAGCGAGCATGGCTTGATGGTGCAAATTCTGGCAGGTCTGATCACCTATTTGTTGCTGGCAATCTATTGCCATCGCCAATTTAACGAGCGCGTTTCCATCAAGAGAGTCCGCCAACTGCGCATAAAAATCCGGAATGAATTACGCGCTGGTGTTTTTGGCAAACCCCCTGATTCAAATTTTAAAGAGCAAGAATTACATACCGTTAATGCAAGTACTTAGCCGGAAATTACTGGATTTTTTTAGGCTCATAGACAAACCGGTATTGTTTGTTTTCCGGCAGCAAATGAACGTCGAGATTGTCTTTTGACACATCGATACCAACAAAAACAGGGCAATCTGGCATGATTTTGACCCTCCCTTGCGAATTCGAGATCCTTTTTGGTCTCCGGCGACTGTACGGGTTTACCATGGCCAAGGCCGGGAAGCGATCCAGCTACGGGCGGTCTTGAAAGACCAAGGAGCGGTCGACCTACTACCCGGCTTGTTCCGTTTTTAAGGTATCAACAATCAGTAACGCTTAAACAGTTTTTTTAATATACAAGGAGCGGCGTCCCGCCGCGATTTGAACGGAAATTGTCAAAAATTGCCCCCGGCAGAGGTCACTTCCTTAGAAGCGTTTAACGCGTCATGCCGGGCTTGATCCGGCATCTCATAGACATCCGTGTCGCTCCCAAAAGACTTTACATTTCAAGGAGGGAAAGATAGGAAAAATGAATACCGGCAGCGCGGCAATTCCATGGACGGCAGCATGAGTCAAACCAACACCTTCGCAAACCACGACTTCTCCACGGCCTACACAACCCTGGCGCTCTTTTCATCCGGACCGCTGGCGGGACAGAGTGCAGCGGTGGACTGCCTGGCATTTGGTGCGCGCTTCGAATTGGACTGCGAGCTGGCGCCCCTGTTTCCCTATATCAATGCCGTGGCCGACCGCGCCCAGTATTATGAGAAGCCGGTTTACATCAAATTTTTGCTTGCGAACCGGCTGTGTGCCTTTTATTCCACCGAAGGCGCATTTACGCCGGTGCGGGATCTGGCCGAAGCCATGGACTTTTTGCCGACGCTTCTGGATTTTATCCGGGATGTAAGCCGGCGCCGCCCGCAGATTACCCCCAGCCATAAAAAATACAATCCGACCTCGGCCGTGGACATCTACCGGCTATTGCCCGGCTCCAATTGCCGGGCGTGCGGTTTTGCCACCTGCCTGGCCTTTGCCGCGGCGCTTTCCCGCGGGCGCACCGCCATGGTCGAGTGCCCCCATATGGCCCGTCCCATGGAAGAGAAAGCCACATTTCCCGTTTACGATGAAAATGGCAACCTTGTCCGTACGGTTTCGCTGGATATCGACACCTCCGGTCTGCGCCGCAAAATCAGCCAGAAGGATGCCCATATCCAGACATTGGAGACGCAGCTTTCGGATTTCGAGAAGCGCCGCCGGGCAGACCTTGCTTCGGCCAATGCCGAACTACCGACGCCCCTCACCCGGCGGGAGATCCAGGTGCTGCGCCGCATTGCCGGCGGATTCACCAACAGGGAAATTTCCAGCCAGCTCAACATTTCGCAGCACACCGTGAAGAGCCACGTGATTCACATCTTTAATAAGATCGGCGTCAATGACCGCGCCCAGGCGTCTGCCTGGGGGGCCATGCATGGATTGGTCGATCACCTTGAGAGTTAATTATAAGGGGGCGAAAGACACGCGGTCGGGTCTCGACATTACGCCTCTGTAGCCTTTTTATCAATTTGCCTTCCTTACTTTATAGAGGAGGACCATCATGGATCCAAAATTCCCTTGAGTAACGCATCAAAATAGGATCGCAGACGTTCATATGGCTCCTTTTTAATTGAATCTTGACCGTATACATTCAACGCTAAACCATGACCCTGAGGCGCGGAGGCCTCCCTATCAAGAATTTTAATTACTTTCTTTTTGGCGGGCGGGCTGATCATTCTCGAAATTTCCCTCCCAAGAAATCGTGCTGAAGAAAGATCATAGTCCGACCCTTCCTTTTTCAGGATATCGCTGTCCTTTTCAAAGAAATACTCCATATTACCCGCTTCGATGTAGTTTCGGATGATCAAGTACAAGTCACCGGCATCCTTGCCGCGCCTTTCAATGTTATCGTCCCAACTCACGATTTTCAGGATTGCCAGCCC
This window of the uncultured Desulfosarcina sp. genome carries:
- a CDS encoding LuxR C-terminal-related transcriptional regulator, whose translation is MSQTNTFANHDFSTAYTTLALFSSGPLAGQSAAVDCLAFGARFELDCELAPLFPYINAVADRAQYYEKPVYIKFLLANRLCAFYSTEGAFTPVRDLAEAMDFLPTLLDFIRDVSRRRPQITPSHKKYNPTSAVDIYRLLPGSNCRACGFATCLAFAAALSRGRTAMVECPHMARPMEEKATFPVYDENGNLVRTVSLDIDTSGLRRKISQKDAHIQTLETQLSDFEKRRRADLASANAELPTPLTRREIQVLRRIAGGFTNREISSQLNISQHTVKSHVIHIFNKIGVNDRAQASAWGAMHGLVDHLES